One Cricetulus griseus strain 17A/GY chromosome 5, alternate assembly CriGri-PICRH-1.0, whole genome shotgun sequence genomic window carries:
- the Ren gene encoding renin — MDGRRMPLWGLLLILWSSCAFSLPTDTAAFGRILLKKMPSVREILKERGVDMTKLSAEWGKFTKRFSFGNGTSPVILTNYLDTQYYGEIGIGTPPQTFKVIFDTGSANLWVPSTKCSPLYSACEIHSLYDSSESSSYMENGTEFTIHYGSGKVKGFLSQDIVTVGGIIVTQTFGEVTELPLIPFMLAKFDGVLGMGFPAQAVGGVTPVFDHILSQRVLKEEVFSVYYSRDSHLLGGEVVLGGSDPQHYQGNFHYVSVSRTGSWEIAMKGVSVGSATLLCEEGCVVVVDTGASYISGPTSSLKLIMQTLGAKERSTDDYVVDCSQVPSLPDISFHLGGRAYTLTSADYVLQNPYRNDDQCTLALHGLDIPPPTGPVWVLGASFIRKFYTEFDRHNNRIGFALAR, encoded by the exons ATGGACGGGAGGAGGATGCCTCTCTGGGGACTCCTGTTGATACTCTGGAGCTCTTGTGCCTTCAGTCTCCCGACAGACACAGCTGCCTTTGGACG GATCTTGCTCAAGAAAATGCCCTCTGTCCGAGAAATCCTGAAAGAGCGCGGAGTGGACATGACCAAACTCAGTGCCGAATGGGGCAAATTCACCAAGAGGTTCTCCTTTGGCAATGGCACCTCCCCCGTGATCCTCACCAACTACTTGGAC ACCCAGTACTATGGCGAGATTGGCATTGGCACACCACCCCAGAccttcaaagtcatctttgacaCAGGTTCAGCCAACCTCTGGGTACCCTCCACCAAGTGCAGCCCTCTCTACTCTGCGTGTG AGATTCACAGCCTCTATGACTCCTCGGAATCCTCCAGCTACATGGAGAATGGGACCGAATTCACCATCCACTATGGATCAGGGAAGGTCAAAGGTTTCCTCAGCCAGGACATAGTGACT GTGGGTGGAATCATTGTGACACAGACATTTGGAGAGGTCACTGAGCTGCCCCTGATACCCTTCATGCTGGCCAAGTTTGATGGGGTTCTGGGCATGGGCTTCCCTGCTCAGGCCGTAGGTGGGGTGACCCCTGTCTTTGACCACATTCTGTCCCAGCGGGTGCTGAAGGAGGAAGTCTTCTCTGTCTACTACAGCAG GGACTCCCACCTGCTGGGGGGAGAAGTGGTGTTGGGGGGCAGTGACCCCCAGCATTACCAAGGCAATTTTCACTATGTGAGCGTCAGCAGGACTGGCTCCTGGGAGATCGCAATGAAGGG GGTATCTGTGGGGTCTGCCACCTTGCTGTGTGAGGAGGGCTGCGTGGTAGTTGTGGACACTGGTGCATCCTATATATCGGGTCCTACGAGCTCCCTGAAGTTGATCATGCAAACCCTTGGAGCCAAGGAGAGGAGCACAGATGAT tATGTTGTGGACTGTAGCCAGGTACCCAGCCTCCCCGACATCTCCTtccacctgggaggcagagcctATACACTCACCAGTGCAGACTACGTGCTACAG AATCCCTACAGGAATGATGACCAATGCACGTTGGCTCTCCATGGCCTAGACATCCCACCACCCACTGGGCCAGTCTGGGTCCTGGGTGCCAGCTTCATCCGCAAGTTCTACACAGAGTTTGATCGGCACAACAATCGCATTGGGTTTGCTTTGGCCCGCTAA